cataacgctTGTTATTCCCGAAGTTGTGGgaagaggtgtatgaaatacacccctTATTCGCCATTAGCAATGTTAGACCCATGTAATAGTGGGCGAGTTTTTTGCTGTATCGTCGGGGATAGAGCAAATTCGTATCAGCTGTTCGATTAAATTTTACACGAAGaagtttaaaaaccttttaataccattattttacgACGCTATACCGACCACGTTACCAAAGTcaggactactattgagaatcaTCATAGGAACTCAAAATACCTATACTTATTTgttataacaaactagctgacccgcgcaacttcgcttgcatcatataagagagaacaggtcatatttttcccgtttttgtaacattttatactggtactctgctcctgttagattaagcgtgatgttatatagcctatgaCCTCATTAAATAGGCTACTGGCTATCCaatagtaaaacaatttttcaattcgcaccagtagttcctgagattagcgcgtttaaacaaacaaaaccttcatctttataatattagtatctatagatagtatagataacaaacTTTCTCGTGATATGAAAGGTATGAACGCTGTATGGGTTATCGGTCCATAGCTAGCATATAGTATAGAGATTATTGATCAATGCCAGGAGCAGGTGCCGCGAGGCTGTGCTTTTATTCTTGAACAAAAGGACGAATAAAAACGAGAACTACAAAGAGCTATGTAGTTAGTTGTAAAGGTTTTGTTTAACACTATAGCTGGATATAACATAAGAAATGTATCGAGTTTAACAttgaatcttatttttttaggaaGTAATCATTTCTTTCAGAATGAGGTGATAAAAAAGAGAGAATAAGTCGCACCCCTAAAAACTTTTAGTAAGacgttttttgtttgtaacgaATTCTGTAATTGTATTaattacagtaaataattaataggaTTATGAATTGATCTAAAAAGATGTATACGTAAAGGCAACATGAGTATGTAATTGCTGTACCTATAAGCTACATATTTGTTGCTTTCGTCGGAATATCTATAGTAGGTAAAGTGGCCATGTTtagcatataaaatattaactaatcaggacatattatgtttaatttcgAAAGGGGAATGTTCTACACTCGCAATAATGTCTAACAAACTTTAAGGTGttagtttataaaattttccttGAAAACCTAAAGCTGCGGTTTTCTCTTCTTGTGGTTTTGTATACAGCTTAGGACTTCGCACATACTGGTCAAGTTAGGAATTCAGAACCAACTATGAAACAACTACGCATATCTAAGAAATCCCGACTAAAGAGACTGTCTCATTCTGAAtagtaaatactaaaataatagttaagtatattattttatgattttattttgtgtatgtaggcatgcaataaataagtatttatgtgTGTGTATAACTCTACACGTCAAAGTTTCTGATTGATGAACTAGCGGCCATCTTGTTGCAATGATGTTTCATTACTTAACAATCACCGTTCACATCATTTGTAATACAATAACGTTCTAGCATGTtctatgtacaaaaaatacattattcttGATTAATACGAAGTATATGGCGAAACTAAATAAGCCTGATAtctagaactagctgacccgcgctgcTTCGCTTGGGTCACATTCGAGAAAGGGCGAtttttttccctgtttttgtaacattttttactggtactctgctcctattggtcgtagcgtgatataatagccttcctcgataaatgggctacctaatactgaaataatttttctaatcggaccagtagttcctgagattagcgcgttcaaacaaacaaacaaacattcttcagctttaaaatattagtagggtACCTATATAGATTGTAAATCTTCGGTAACTGAATAGAGTATTATTATGGAGGCACGCAGACTATGCGACGCAAATAAGCAAGGTCAGACAACACTAGGTGTTTTTTGTCGGACACAGATTTTGTCAACTCCTGAAAAACAAAGAGCTCTAATATTTGTGAGTCATGGCCTTTTTTGTACAGTTTTATAGTCAGCATTCTCAAAAATCATCCTTGTCTTTAAAAtcctttcaatattttaaaggcGCTGTAGACGGGTATTTTATCTTGTATGCTGCATTAGAATTATACATACTTCACGACTTTTTCCTTTAGAattaagcagagaccaaagaacgctacttggtacgaatCCTACACACTTCTACtctttcattcacatccatacatcttgtcatacaggatcgccgGTTACTAGTATTACGCATCATATTCTACcagctttaataataatatatagaatatacctatttattcgcaaaaaaaaaatatagtggtATAGGTAGAGGTGTTAATTTTCTTAAAGTACAATCACATTTTGCCATTATTGGCgtacaaaaacttaaaaacgaATGTTTTAGTTGctagacatcaccgatatgactTGTGCATTAGTTATATTAATCGTAATTCATGAAATTGGCGTGGCAATCGATTCTATTGAATTTTAGACGCCTACACCACCCACCCCCTTTGCATGAGTTATCGGCTTCGTGTTACGGTTCAATGACCGATCTAAAATCATGGTTTGCATTAGAAATGGTTTCCTGCTAAATTCAATCGCTGAACGGAAAGTTTCTactaagtaaaattaaatctagTGCCAGTTGAATATCGAGTTTAAAGCTTGAtagaaattataatgtttatttgttttattgcctAACATATCCTTCAGCCACTtaggttttcttttaattcCATTTTAAACGACTACAGGTAGTGAATATTACGACCTGAGCATTCTGTGCGAAGTCCAGGTGCTcgctaaaaaatataacaacctCTCCTCTAACACTTTTATTGCGGCAAACTAAGCTGTTTGCCAATTACAGACTCGCTAGAATATCAGTTAATTGATAGCTAGTTTCTGCACACTTTCCTATGCATATAATTGCCCCAATCATCCCCAAGACGATCGTATAGGCATAAACTCAAGTGTCGGGCATTGCACGAGTGACGCAAGCCGTGCAGCGCCCGCCGcgtaacataataaataataataggcgCGCGGAACGGCAACGCGCGCCGCTGCGGGCTGGCAACGTCGCACGATCGATGCCGCGCCACGTTTATCGGTTGTTTCTGAACTTTGTTGAGTCGAGCCGGCTAACATCGCGCTTGCTAAAGTTTGTGGGACAGACACAACTTGCAGATTCGTGTCACATTCAACACAATGTTTTAGTTGTAGTAGCGCTGTAGTTGTCAGGAATAGGAAGAGGAGATAGGAGTTAGTTTTTGTGCATGAAATCAACAATTCAGGTCCAACGACTAGcacataaaaacacaaaaaagttGATTACATGGAGGTAACCGTTCGTATAGACTTCGTTGTAACACTTCTACGAGTATGCTCAAGATATAGGTAGGGAGGTATTTAGGCAAATATCTTCGCACTAAGGACGAAAATAGATTTagattgttttgtatttgaacACACAGATGTATGTTCAAACATAGATATGATTTATACAATGATATTTGTATTTCTCGGTAAAATTAGAACTTACGAATATCAAACCAAATAAGAAACTAGGTAGGTacgttcataaaatattatattaaatttgccGAAAAAGGTTTAACAATgaggaaatattattatctgtggTAAAATTATAACATGTGACAAACTACTGTCACCACTCTATGCTCTATGCTATGCAGGCACACGTAATAATACAATACAGTCTATCATTGCCTTGTAGTAGATAGCTAAAATAGCACTATTTTCTAGGAAATACACTCTATAATATTAGATCCATTCACCCTTAGTATAAAAGTGCAAAATTTATATCAGGTAGGACTtaggactcaagacctaactcattacgggaggagacccttgcccagcagtgggacattaatgggaataattgagttttttttttacttaggaGGTGAGAGGGTAATCGTCGGTTGCTGTGACCAGATTCAATATGAGTTACCACGACCATGTACGACTGGAACTATAAACATACACATATAGGTAGGTCAAGATAAGGTTGAGGCGATGACTTAGGTTTATCTGAGTGATAGGTAGAAAAACCGAAAATACAAACTGATGCGAGTTAAGGAGACTTTTTCTCAATATTGGGACcgtaaatgtaaaaaattaccTGAGTATTACATTCGaagagtttaaaagttgtaattAACCATAAATTTCCTTTTGCGGCAGTAAAATAAGCAATTTCCAAACTAATTGCTTTAGTATCGCTAAACACATCTAAGGGCAGCTGCCGATAATTGCTCCtcgacaaataatataaaatgactaACCTTGATTTACATTGTGCGCACTTTCTAAACTTGGACTTGTATCAGTGAGGACGTATAGAGGTCCTTTATTTTAAGTTCTTAACAAAATATGCTAATGTATTCACTTGCGACTAGTAAAACCCCTTTTGAAGGGTACGTGGGTCTAATATTCTAATTTCAGACGGGTTATTTTATGTCTATATTACTGTGTTTGAGATGGCTAATAACAAATTGGCCTAAGGGCTATGAGTACTATTATTGCGTACAGTTTACTTGCATTTTTTCATCAGAGCCTGATGAGACCATAAATTTAACTGGTGAAAAGAACGAGATCTCAGTGAATGTGGTCTCCGCAGCCATAAacgattttatttcaacttaatGATCTACCCGTTTTATGCCCTGCACCGAAACTTTTACCAAACTTACAAGAGATACtgcaaaattgtataaaaaatctcattaaaaCGCATTCACGTCCGATGTTTTTCTCTTTACCGTCCAATTAACAAACGCCCGAAATTAAAACCAGTTTCGACCCATATAATTGGCGGGAACCGTTATTGAATACCTACTTATGCCGTACATACCTATACCTACACCCGTTTACACGTTATCCAATTCGCAATGCCATCCAAGTTCGAATTTCGAATATTTACTTGTGTGGCGCTCGGAGCGGCAACACTCGGGCAACGTGGAGGGAGCGATGTGGCAACGTCGCAACTCCATTTCGCTACCCGTCTCAAAGTGATCGGGCGAGATCAGCTGTACTTGGCGTCTGTGAGCGTGTTTACCCACTGTTGTATGTGTACGGGGTATCGTAGTGTGCGTCACAACTGGATCGTGTTTTGTAGAGTTTTGCCCGGGGTACTTACGCTGGAGGGCGATTAATGTTTTCGTTTCTAAAAGCCTTAATAGCGAATTGTGTAGGAGTTTAGCTAGAAATATCGGTATACGAAATAAAAACTACAgcattattattgaatataatgaaatcgttaaaattgtttttttctctcTTCCACTCGACCATAGATAATGTACGTATATTTAATCTAGTAACAAAGATAAAATCACATTAGGGCTCTTCGTCGGAGTTGTATTCAGATTTGACTGTCTGATCTTCATATTCCGTATTAAAAGCCTGGCCTTCATTCTCTATCTTCACACATGCGGCTTGAAGCGGCCTCTCAGAGTTCTGTGCATCAATCTCATACCAAGAGGGCCCTGTATCAGGTATCACAATGGAGTCCACGACCTGAGGACTGTATTGAGGTAGAAGGCCCATGCGCGCTCGGTAAATAACATCAGATATAATTCTTTCCACATTATATCTATCTTGTTTGTCAAGTTCTTTCATCTGCCTGGCTATGGTCTCCGCATACAAGGACACGTAACCCGGGTCGTCCCATTTCTCTTCGTATTTATCACTACAACTTTCTTCTTCGGTTTCAGTCGTTTCTATCAATACTTCTTCGGGAGAGGCCTTTGGCTTCTTTTCCGGAGGTTCGTCGTTCTGAAACCATCATATCTTTTTAATATGGCTACAATTATAATCTCCAATTGCCAAAATACGTAGGTatacgtaattatttattttatacaaaaaggaTCCTTTTCTATTCAATGTTTACTCGAGAGATAGTCTCGCCCACATCTGCAGACTGGTAAGTTCAGACCTTTCTTATAACTCTTTCTTAAAACTATTCATATCGAAATAGAACCagataaataggtatttataaGGTAccctcataaataaataaatttaatccattactttcccactgctggtcaagggtcgcctcccgtaatgagggagggtttaggccttgagtccaccatgctggccaagtgcgggttggggactttgcatgccctccaATAAATGTATGTACCCTTAGTCAACAACTAAATTTATAACTTACTGTATCTTCAATTTCATCATTGGATTCTGTGCCTTTTTTTTCATCTGTAGGTTCATCCTTGTCTCCGCTGAGGAACGTCAGATACGGATAATACCACAAATTCGGTACATATACAGTCTCGATCTCCGAATAATATTCCACCTAAAACGTTACACTAATTATAATAcggtacttatattattaaaacacacGTTTTTTGTGGGCTCCATATTTtcgaagtatatttttatttacatttgcaCATAGATTTACACATAGATTCTTTCGAGCGTTAAACTGTATTTTCAGATTGTCATTTACCTACGCTATCTCGTATTTATAACCGAAGGAAGTATCAAATAGGTTATAGAACTTACTTTTTTCCTCTCTCTTCTATAAGACGCACGCATGTGCTCTAGTTTCTTTTTCAAAGAATAAACTGTGCCTCCCGGATCCAATTGCCTCCATAGTGTCAACATGCTTTCGTAGCAGTCATGTTTTGCTTgtctattgaaaaataatttattcgaaCAATCCCATAGCAAGGTGTTATctttatatagttttaatattttacataatatttgtttctcTGTGACTAATCTAGGGACGCCTTCTTCTGTGTCGGCCATGTCGACACGACCGCTCGCGGCGGCGTACTGACGCTACGAACAGAATCCGGCCGGAGCGTGCGACGCGGTTCGCCGCTGTCACTGCACTAGTGATTTCCATTCATTCATTATACACATGCGCGCCAATTTTACGATTTTGTTGCTCACGACAAGTCCGCGGACATATCCTCGTACAAGGTTCGGTTGGCAGTTAAATTggataacaatacaataaatgtactaaaaatatctacataagtatgaCTAACGTTTCAAAAAGTTAGCATCTTAATCTAAGAAATATCTGTATTGCTTTAGTTAAGAAGACACTGTGctgtatttcttatattttattcagaaagCATTACAAATTAAGCAACACGTAATAACTATGTGCTGGTGGTCTTTACCTATAAACACTTAAATACACGCAGTAGTAATCAAGTGTGTAATAATATTGAACCATGTATGGCTTACGAATGTTCTAATTAAAACCACGTGGCTGGTGGCTACCATAAGGGCGTTATCATACTAGCGGATTGCGAACGTCTTTAAAGCGAAGCGGGCGCGCAACGAATTCGTTACCGACACACAACGAACACGTCGCGCATGCGCAGCGAATTCGTTGCGGACGCGCAACGGGATCGCCGCGCACAGCAAAGTGGACGCCATTTTGTACTGTCTCGTACAAACGTCAGTCCGTCCGCCCCACCTCACATCAGACCGTAACGAAACACGAATGTGACAGGACGTATATGTATCAGCATGGCATCATTGGGAGATTCCGATATCGATACAGAGTTATTTATTAGTGAAATTCAAAGTCGTTACGTAATATGGGATCAAAAAAGCAGGGAATTTAGTGatcgtaatttaaaaaaaaaagcatgGGAAGagatttgtaatttatttattcaaggcTTTACGGAAAAAACAGTCAAGGAGAAAAATGAAGCAGGTAAGAGAAACACAATACTATTTAAATGTACTTATGCTGCCATGGTAACGCTCCttcatttgaaacaaaatagtCAGCAAATGTATCTCTTATCGCATTACCTGAAAGTCTACAAACATTTCCATTTACGTGTGGGTTGTCATACAGTCCAAATATTTGTGGTACTTTCTTACGATGTCTTATTACCTTAACTTTAGATCGTACAAAATTATgcaatatacaacaagtttTGACTATTTCTTCGCCAAAGTCTATTCCAACATTTAATGGTCGATGAAAAATCCGCCATTTATTAGTCATGATTCCAAAAGTGCACTCTATATATCTTCGTGCTCGGCTTaatctataattatatattctTTTTGTAGGAGTTAAATAGTTGCCCGCATACGGGCGTTGCATGTATTTTGACAATGGAAATGCTTCGTCGCCAATAAAAGTAAAAGGCAACGGTAtttcattgtttgttatttgttttggttttgGAATATTTAAACGATTTTCTTCTATGTCTCTTCTTAATTGGCTTCTGTCAAATATAGTTGAATCAGAACTTTTTCCATAGGAACCGACATCAACAAATATATACTTGTAGTTGGAGTCACAGACGGCTAGTAAATTCATCGAGAAATACtttttgtagttaaaatatAGTGAGCCGCTATGACTCGGCTTTATCATCCTAATATGTTTGCCATCCACTGCACCTATGCAGTGAGGAAAATTAGCATTTTCTAGAAAGCCTTTACTTATGTTTTCCCAGTCTTCTGTTTGCTTGGGTGGCATACAAAtatgaaataagtttttaataatagcTTGACATGTCTCCCgaactattttttgtattgttgaaAATCCTCTTCTAAATGAAAAATGCAGGTCCATTAAAGAGCACCCAGTTGCCAAATAcctgaaatatgtatttattgttacagttgttaaactacaaaaaagaTGGAAAGGAATCCGCGACGCCTACGTCaaagatagaaataaaaaaatcaggaGTGGCTCCAGTGCATCTACATCTAAAGAATACCTGTATTCACCTTTGCTATCATTTTTGAATACTACTACACGGACTCGTCCTTCGAAAACACCGCCGCCAGCAATTTCAGATGATGagaatacaataaacataagCGATGATTTTACAaccaatgttacaaaaaaaaagaaaaaatctgatGATGCTGAGGATAAAATGATTACCAAGTTAATGCTAAGGATGGACGAGAGGatgaataaagataaaaaaagtgGTGAAAGTGAACCCGAATACAACTTTGCGTTGTCTCTGGTTGaagatttaaaatcaattcatCCAGACTATAAAATGGATGCCAAAATGGAGATTATGGgagttttgaaaaaatacaagCATATGTCTAACAGCTATCCTCCAAACTACCCTGGATATTTTACAAGTTCAGAGCCATCGCGAAATAATTCATTACAACCAATTAATTCTTCACCAAGTGTTTATGACGAGAACAGTAATGTTGAAGATACAATTTATAGTGATTTATTTTCAGAAGagtaataattttctaaattctggttaggtacctatttttgttgtgaaataatttaatagctaTTGTAAAACCACCGTTATGttgattatttataagtaaataatgattaaccgattaataatattaaagaagtaTAATTCATTCTCCTGTGtacttattttatgttaaaaacataCCTTATTGTAATTACGAGCCTTTCTTCAGGTGACACTGATAATCTCAAATGTGTGTCTTTATGTCTTATGTCAGTTTGTATCAGATGCAACAACTCATAAAATGTAGGTCTTGACATTCGCAGGTAGGAACGAAATtgttttggattattttttattcgtttgcAAAACAACACAAAGTAGTCGCTCTCCTCCATTCGATTAACTGATAATGGATCTTCCCAAATTCGTCGATGCTTTCGTTTTCGTCTCCGGCGTCTTCGAAGTAATAAAATCAACAGCAGTGTTTCCTCGTCGGAATCCATTTTGTAACTGAGTGTATTGTACGGCGATAATTTGCTACAAACGCGCGACGAAAACGTAACGTATTTGCCACGCGTCCGCGACGTCCTCGCTGCGCAGCCGCGGCGTGTTCGCGACGCATTCGCTGCGCGTCCGCTCCGCCCCGCAGCCGCTTCCAAACCGCTAGTATGATAAGGCCCTTAGATAATAGTAATATGTTACATATAAGCAATTTTACATTCAGATTTACTTTGCAGTATGAAACTActatatagattatttttaccaaaagcctcctttatttttaatagtgttttataattaagattttcGAATGATGGTTTCATCTAGTTTCGATATTTCGGCTATTATTTCACCTGACCAGTGGCCTTGCAAAGGTTTAGATCTTGCAGAAACTGTAATCTATAGAAGCAAATCTAAAAATATCGCATTTAATACTGGCACAAAAGTTTTTATCTTAGCAAAGCCCCTATTTCCAAAGGGTGGGTTTACGCCGGTCGGAGCGTTCCATTTTACGAGCGAACGCTCTGCGGGCTGTTTTAAGCCCGGCCGAGTTCTCCggcttattttaatttaaaatcgatAACTATTCACGCTGTAGAGAGTAATCCACAAATACTGCCGACCTGGCTGCTCTAgacagatttatttataatactagggGTTAATGCAGTTACACGTTACATGGCTTGAAAATGTTACCTTACACTAGTTTATTCAGGCAGAAATTGTGGGGTAGCTCATATAAACAGACTCGGCAGACTTCACAGCACCTTCATATAGTTAGACGACAATGTGGTACCgacatacttattaataaattccAATAGTAAAGATGCGTAGGATAACTCAAGATTTGTTCACATCAACACTTGTATTTCTATCCCGAATAAAGTAACGATTCGTATAAGTTTCAACATTTAGTCTAACACAGAATGTCCGGCGAATGGCACAGACAACTTAAATAGAAATAAGGCCAGGTCAACAGACTGCCACAGTGGTACTCAGACAAAGTGCTTAATCGACGCGACCTATGTATTTCCAGCTTTATACCGACCCCGTTTCcgtttcattaaatatttctcTCTAGGTATTAACGTCGTCACGATACATAAACACTGTTTTCTGTATTTCTAGGAAATACTCATATTTAGCCTGTGGTTGACTGAATGCGATGAATTTATTAGTCCAGTTAAAATACGACACGCgatgtaaaacatttattgggatttatttaaactaagtttTTTCGAAGAACTTACCTAACTTTACTTTTACACTTACCTATAAGAATAATTCCTATGAACTGTATTTATCATATCGATAAATTATTATCGAATGTCTATGAACTTACAGTACGTGGTATCGTGTCAAttccgcgtgacgtcatcacctTGCCTTCCGATGACTGTCACGTCGGATTCGAATTCCAATATAAAAATTCTCAGAATCAAATCAGACGTATCTGATAGTCTGGATATAATCGGAGCAACTTTTTCCTTGAGCTACAGTAATTGTAGATATTATGCAGTCGTAAAAGTTCAGACATAAATTTTGTCTGCCAACTTAAAAAAATGGCGCACGCAAAAAGTTGATAAACATGTTTCAGGCGGAAAAAGACATCAACCTGCAACAAAATTAGCCACCAAACTATCGTAAGATCACCGGATATaattaaacatgtatttttagCTACACA
The DNA window shown above is from Anticarsia gemmatalis isolate Benzon Research Colony breed Stoneville strain chromosome 20, ilAntGemm2 primary, whole genome shotgun sequence and carries:
- the LOC142981364 gene encoding uncharacterized protein LOC142981364 codes for the protein MADTEEGVPRLVTEKQILCKILKLYKDNTLLWDCSNKLFFNRQAKHDCYESMLTLWRQLDPGGTVYSLKKKLEHMRASYRRERKKVEYYSEIETVYVPNLWYYPYLTFLSGDKDEPTDEKKGTESNDEIEDTNDEPPEKKPKASPEEVLIETTETEEESCSDKYEEKWDDPGYVSLYAETIARQMKELDKQDRYNVERIISDVIYRARMGLLPQYSPQVVDSIVIPDTGPSWYEIDAQNSERPLQAACVKIENEGQAFNTEYEDQTVKSEYNSDEEP